GTTTTGCATCAGAAACTATAATGAAGGAAATTAAACTAGAAAATGCTATCAAGTCAACATACTTGTTCCTGCAAGGTGGAGACTTGGGCAGTGTTGCCAGCAGAAGTGTTGCTTTTGCTTTCTCCAGTTCAGTCTTCTTGTGACATCGTACATGCTCTGGAATTCTCTTAACCCCTATCTTCTGAAGTCCAAAGAATTGGCCCTTTCGCAAGTTCTGTCACAATATCATAGTTGATTactttcagtattcagtagtcCCTAAGCTCAAAGCCACAAATAAATAAGAATGAGAATTTCCATACAGCAGCCAAATCATGAGCTGTTGATGTTTTTGCTTGTAACTCTTTCAAATTTTCCTTTTCATAATCTATGTCTTCATCTGTATCAGATTCTGCTTCTTTGGAAAAAATCCAATCTTCATCACTGTCAGCATCTTCACCATCCTAAAAATAAGTAGTCTATAAATATTTTCTGCAAACTTGAACATAGGATTAATTGCACTTTTGCAAGATAAGAAATTGAAACATTGTCTTTATTTTCTCACCTCATCATCATTATCAATCTCAGCTATGCGCTTAAAAGTGTGCCAACGAATGTCATATTCATATTCACATAAGAAAATATCATCTCCTTGATTAGTTGCCTTCGCATATTCCTTTGGACTCATGACATAACAATGCTGAAGAATAGATTCCATCTGCAACACCAAGCATACATGCGTTTATTAGCTTTAATATGATAAATACCACCTCTCTTGGACATGGTGATTAGTTGAGCAAATAGAATGTTGGAAAAGCCAAAGAGCTAAGATAGTCCTTTAACATCAAGTGAAAACATGAACATGACTATAAAACTAAAAACTTTCTAGCCAGTTTAAGAATTTGATCTAATCAAACAGAATAGGGCTCAAAGTAACTGCCAAGAAGATAACACCATGTCAGGAATGATGAGATTAGAAAAGCATACTGGTCTATAATGTATATCTTCCACTACACAACTCAACTTATGTGCCATGAGAGAGCAAGTAAACCAATTAAACTCAAAAATCTCATAAAAGGACATAACAAATTATATCAAGAATTCCACCTATGCAGCACTTGTCAGATTTGATAATCAATAATTGAAAATGATAGCTTCCATCACCTCAGTATCGGTAgattcatttgttctataaagCTCCCTCTTTAAATTATGAGGCTGTCTTCCCCCAGCAGTCTCTTCAGGAATCATGTACCATCGCCCCTTAAACCAATAGCTACCATCCATCTCCTTCCATAGGCTGCATATAATGAAGAACAATTTCAGACACAAACTTAACTCAACAAAATAATAAACTATGTATATGTAAATGATCCAACCTCTCAATACGAGCAGCCCATAAGTCACTGGATAGAAGCTTCTCCCTCAATGTTCGAGCAAGTTTTTTCCCCTTTGGTGGTGCTGGTAGCATAATATCCTTGCCCAATTTCTTAGCCTCGCAGAACCCACATATCCAATCCCCTTCCGGAAtcatcttcaatggaggtttcaAGCATTTCAAATGGAAACCGCCTAAGCAATCATCACACTCTATCAACACAGATTTACCCGCCTTGAAGCACACTCTACACTCCTCCACTTCCGGCTCCTCGCCATCGGAGTTAGCGTCCTCTCTCCTCTTCACATAAACATCATCTCCTACCTCAAATTCACCCCCATCATACACCACTTTCTTATAATAAACCCTCTTCTTACTGCTTTTTTGTTCATTTGTGGAGTTCTTAGATTTCATTGCTCTTGTTAAGACCTTCGTCTCCTCTTCACCatgccttttccttttcttAATCTCTGATTGATCTGAAGATACAGGATAGAATGAATCTTCAGCCTCCACAACTTTGGACCTTGACTTTGGGGTTCTTTCGGATTCATTAGCATTCGAGGACTCATTTATCTTAGAATTTCTCCGGGTTCTGGTTGATTCTCGGACTGATATAGGAGAGAATGAATCTTCAGCCTCCACAACTTTGGACCTTGGCTTTGGGGTTCTTTCGGATTCATTAGCATTTGAGGGCTCATTTATCTTCAAATTTCTCCGGGTTCTGGTCGATTCTCGGACTGATATGGGAGAGAATGAATCTTCAGCCTCCACAACTATGGACCTCGACTTTGGGGTTCTTTCGAATTCATTAGCATTTGAGGGCTCAGGCTCATGCATCGTCGAATTTCTCCGAGTTCTGGTCGATTCTCCTACTGATCTTCGAGGGTTTTCTTTAATTACTGGATTCCTGGTGGGTTTCTCCAATTGGGAGATGGAATGTTGAGGAACGGCGGCCTCATCGAGCTTCAGAGATAAGCGGCGAGTGGATCGGCGAGGAGGATCAACCGTATGGGGGGTTTGAGGGGTGAGTAGAATTGAGGAAGGAGAGGTTTGTTTGGGTTTCTTGGATGGGGATTGGAGGAATTTCTTCGGAGTATCTGCCATTGCTAGGGTTTTGCAGAGACAGAAGAGAGTAAGAAACCgacggaggaggaggaggaactGCTGGGGGCGTCACAAGGTCTGCTGTTGCAGATGTTGAAGGGAACAAATGGCGGGAAAATCTTCCCTCCTATTTTGGGTTCAACACTTAACCCGTCGTCGTATTGCTAACCTTCTTCTCACTTTCCTTTCAAAGATAaaccaaaataacattttaatttgGAATTTATTATGACCCCTGTAATAACACCTAATTTCGTATCATAAAAATCtttaaactttattattgtaatattaaatatcaaaacaataaaaatctGTTAAAAATAACAACTATCATAATTTTTTGCgacataaattttattaaaagaaGCTATGTTATCATTTCGTGTTTTTACCAATTTTTATTGATATAGATTTTAATGTTATAGTAGTAATTGTTAGAGTTAGTACCTACAACTCTACCCTCCCATTTaacgtatttttttttttttttataatgagtaattacattttatataaattaacattttatacaagttgaaaGGACTATTAGAACTACAATTTAAAAGTTAAGAGGACTaatcaaattttttgaaaaattcagGGCTAAAGAATAACATTTCTTCCACCATATTCAAATATGGATAATTAACACGAGAATAAAACTCAAATCAGCTTACATAAATCTTGTGTTGATTGCAAAACTCAAAGTATTCCACAGAACTTTGattataaaactaaaaatattcTTTTCAAGTAACTTGAATCAAGTTTATTATAACATATACAGATGGATTCTTGAATAGCAGCGAAGATAATTAATAGCAAAATTCAATTAACATAATTAACACAATTGAAGATAATAGCAGAAAAATTAACACAATTGAAGATAATATCAGCAAAATTCAATTCAACCTTCTTCTTCGGTTTGATTCTTGAAGGAGGCGGAGATGGAACGAACGGAGGAGAGGAGAGGAGAGGGGACGATGGTCGGACGCTGGACGGGAAAGAGAGGAGCAGCAACGGAACGAATGGAGGAGGAGAGGGGACGATGGCCGGACGCTGGATGGGAAAGAGAAGAGCAATGACGGAATGAACGGAGGAGGAGAGATCGACAGACTAGGGTGAGGAGATCGATGAAATTGGGGATTTTGAGAGATACAGTATTACGGAGAAGAGGATTCAAATGTCCTAATTTTGAGAGCAACGACGCCGTTCAGTTTTAAGGGGgcaaaattccagaattcaAAATCATAAACTGGTATTTTATTTCTTCTCAGATTTCAGTGGAGGCAAATGCCCATTGTCCCTAATGTAGATCCGTCTCTGCTCTCGTACCACTAGAATTATACCTCTGCtataattaattaggtaaaaagTATCCCGAGACccatgatctttcattgtttggtatATTAAGCtttcgatctttcatttagacacattgaacccctgatctttcattacttggtgcattaagctctctatttttcatttagacacattgagccattgatctttcatatatgggtgtattaagccattccataaatcaattcatatataggtgtattaagggtctgtttgattcaactgttagctaataaATGTTGCTGTTGATattagttgtttgttgttgttgttggttgTGTTTTATTACCTGTTTAATTATTATTGGTCGGTAAAATTATACTGAACtgctgttagtatttaaaatgtctaatatggacctgttttaaattaatcaacaaataaatcacaaaataaaaaatgtattatgcaaattaataaaaataatttaaataaaaaagaaaaaatttatttaacacaacaaaaccttgtttttcgataattatggtctaaaattaaaaataatgttaaaaaggaaacacattttgtggaaataagaaggataattttctCAATAACAAGTAACCACAAACAATTGTTCATGAAAAAAGCTTTaaaaaagagcttttcgtgaaaagctccaaaatgctgCAGTGTCCAAACCAAACATGtttttaataaacctatatatgaattgatttaaggAATGGTCTAatatacccatatatgaaagatcaagggttcaatgtgtctaaatgaaagatcgaggacTTAATACactaaacaatgaaagatcaagggctcaatgtgtctaaataaaagatcgagaacttaatgcaccaaacaataaaagatcaggacaacatgatgctttttgccaattaATTATTCAATTAGGTTTACTTACATAACCTAGGTTATTAGTACTAGGTTACAATTCTTTGTGTATACATAACCCTTGTTGTATACTTTTGGCAGCAAGTTAATTCATTGTATCTATTATTCaacacattttttttctttccatattaaaaaaaaaaaaacttcttttATGGCAAGAAAGACCTTTTTGATCTAATCCATAAATATGTGCATCACGAATATTGATTATTCCAATTATTTTTTCggtgttcttcttctttcatCGGATATTCTCTACTACAGGTACTTAGTAATGGATGACTAACCAATTtattaaaatgcaaaaaataagaaaaaactcTTCTTCTAAAACCAACACAAGTTAATACAATTACTTCTATTATTCAAcacaagtttaattcttgaaatttttcattttgagatcgttatcagctaaatttggcaaagtaaaaaaacatgtaaaattttacaaCCATAAAGAttgtgtttgaaaaaaaaaaataccacatgtaCCGGtctgcaaatcggccaaaccacatggtatttatttataattaaccctataATTTATGAGTCATCCGTATGTGTATATTAtgtttatactttaaaaatggagaaaataaatagtaaaattgagtataaatgttTAAAATTTCCAATTGAGCCCTTATAATCTATTTATGttcttttaatttttggatatttttatgaaaaaagtacaaaaataaaccttgtggttacactcattttcgaaccacactcatgtggtttaaaagtttgcaaagtggtaccatgtacttcattccgttagcaaacataggCATTTTtatctaacggtgttaaaaaagcTGACTTGGCAGTCAAAGTCAAAAAGTTAGAGGGGCATTTTTGccctttcatttattttatattttctaatttattatatttttaaagctGAACAATTGAAATCCGTCTGCAAATCATGGCAATCTATAATCTCCGATCCTGAATTCGCCAAGCTGCATCTCAAACGAACAAAACAAACCACCAATCTCCACTGCAACAGGCTCCTCTTATCTTCTTCTATTCCTCGATCCATAGATCTGGAATCATACTCCTCCCATCAATCCATAACAAACGTTGCCTTTCCGGCAATCCTCAAAGGTCCTCCGACGTTTTCCGTGCGAATTTTGGGATCCTGTAACGGCCTAATTTGCTTGCTCGACGATTATGGCAAAATGTTCTTGTGGAACCCAGCTACAAGACATTACAAGGAATTGCCGAACCCAAACGGCGCCATTTACACTATCTTCCTCCATGGTTTCGGCTACAATGTCTCTACTGATGATTACCGAGTCCTCTCTGTTACCGATTCAGTTGGTAATGGTACTAAAGAAACTTTAATTGAACTCTATTCGTTGAAAAGGAATACCTGGAGAAAGATCGAGGCCGTCGTcgattccgattccgattcgGTTACTAAACGGTCAGGAATTTTCTGGAATGGAGCTCTGTACTGGTTAAAAGTGAAGAAAATCGATCTTAAGGAAGTTTACACGATCGTTTCGTTCGATATGGTTGAGGAGAAATTCGAGGAAGTGATTTCGTTGGCTGATGAATTCGATCCGAAAATCTGCAGAGCAAGTTTGGGGCAATTAGGAAATAGGTTGTGTGTATTTTGTGAATGGAGAGGAAGGTGTTTAGAGGGTTTGGTGTTGATAAAAGGGGGGAAGGAGGTGTTT
The DNA window shown above is from Euphorbia lathyris chromosome 1, ddEupLath1.1, whole genome shotgun sequence and carries:
- the LOC136223033 gene encoding origin of replication complex subunit 1B-like; translation: MADTPKKFLQSPSKKPKQTSPSSILLTPQTPHTVDPPRRSTRRLSLKLDEAAVPQHSISQLEKPTRNPVIKENPRRSVGESTRTRRNSTMHEPEPSNANEFERTPKSRSIVVEAEDSFSPISVRESTRTRRNLKINEPSNANESERTPKPRSKVVEAEDSFSPISVRESTRTRRNSKINESSNANESERTPKSRSKVVEAEDSFYPVSSDQSEIKKRKRHGEEETKVLTRAMKSKNSTNEQKSSKKRVYYKKVVYDGGEFEVGDDVYVKRREDANSDGEEPEVEECRVCFKAGKSVLIECDDCLGGFHLKCLKPPLKMIPEGDWICGFCEAKKLGKDIMLPAPPKGKKLARTLREKLLSSDLWAARIESLWKEMDGSYWFKGRWYMIPEETAGGRQPHNLKRELYRTNESTDTEMESILQHCYVMSPKEYAKATNQGDDIFLCEYEYDIRWHTFKRIAEIDNDDEDGEDADSDEDWIFSKEAESDTDEDIDYEKENLKELQAKTSTAHDLAANLRKGQFFGLQKIGVKRIPEHVRCHKKTELEKAKATLLLATLPKSPPCRNKEMEEISAFIKGAICDDQCLGRCLYIYGVPGTGKTMSVHAVLRNLKSEVDSGNMRPYSFVEVNGLKLASAENIYRVIYEALSGYRVGWKKALQLLNERFSEGKVGNDDNRPCILLIDELDLLVTRNQSVLYNILDWPTRPHSQLIVIGIANTMDLPEKLLPRISSRLGIQRLCFGPYKYQQLQEIISSRLKGIDAFENQAIEFASRKVAAISGDARRALEICRRAAEIADYRLKHLSPKADLTATGKGLVGMSEVEAAIQEMFQAPHIQVMKSCSRISKIFLTAMVYELYKTGMSETTFEKLATTVSSLCTSNGEHFPGWDALLKVGCLLGESRIIICESGARHMLQKLQLNFPSDDVAFALKGSNELSWLAKYL